Below is a window of Humulus lupulus chromosome 2, drHumLupu1.1, whole genome shotgun sequence DNA.
GCCACGATGCCATAGATCTGTTCATCTTTGTAGCAACAATGGAGGATAGATGAAGCCAGCGCAAGACCCATGCGCGAGCTTCAACCATGGGCATGAAAATGGGGgttaagaagaagatgaagataatGAGGGTTACGGGTTAGAGATTTAAggtttttagtttaatttttaattcttttgtttttattaaattaataaatctaAATTAAGATTAatttcattttaatatatattattataattaattaattttttattgtttttaatgatttaaagaattaaaattattaaaaattagcTTTAATATTATGAATTATGACACTGATGACTAAAATGCAACCACGTGTTTCCTTGTTGGTAGATAACAAAGTGGAACTAACGAGATTGTGGATTTGCCTACAAAATGGTGGTTTGGGATGTATTGCTACaataattaaatttgtattattgtcatataaatttcaaataaataaacaataacacacataaaagaatgacataaacatattaaatgaaaaattaattcaaaacattatttatgattttatatatatatataatatgataacctttttaaacataaatgataatttttttaataaaaattaagattgtgtattatatattattataatgatattttataatatttaaatttatatcaatataagtattaaatatctagtattgtattaaatattattataataataatatcttataatatttgaattcatattaatataattagtaaaaaaataggattatatattattatcacaataatattttataacatttaaatctatattaatataattattaaatatctagtcttgtattatatattattataataatgatattttataacatttaaatttatattaatattgtacgccctgattttccaacgggctattagcgagctgagatatggcctaattatatatcagccacgtggataccccatgaccggagctgccatcgtcaggtcctacctctttagctcgaggtagcctaaggttcgccaagattactcaaGGGCTGAGTTAGGactatgaaggccgcaggtcgagaaggcatccagctcgggatacgagctggagttggaagctatgaccttttataaagtcaactacgcaatgtaaacgtgcatatatcagacatcacgtgtctgatatatccctgaattctcggacacgcagcatgaacgtgtatattcaggcacccacgactgggttgggccgtgcggcccattatcccccttaccagttgattagaccacacttcatttgtcaggttttagaaattaatcatgaatgtcacagaagtgacatgatgggtaagagggtcacgggatgaccccccttaccaactcctaggtgccctctcctataaatatggagaccctgggagttagaAAGGGTtagattctattgtgtaacgaaatatcctgtaaagaataccataaatatagcaataatattggctggtggagtagaaagattttaacctttgaaccacctaaaaacgtaattgggTCATCAGTCCATCTAAAGATCATCCATCTATCttggttcattattaagcactaatctctttctcttattttcttaattacctgttggcgaagaaccgcgtcaacaaatataattattatatatgtagtcttatattaaatattaatataataatgatattttataatatttgaatttatataaatataattaataaatatttatttatttttagttagttttaaaagtatattccgttaaatatttaaaatattccattaaagtgaGATATATATTTTCCCAATTCCCCAAATAATACGAGAAAGAACTACTTTCTTTTCTATTATTCTTCCTCTCCATCCATTGTAATTTTTCCAATCCCTCCTACTTTTCATCTCTCTAACCAAACATAGTGTAATAATAGTAGCTAGCAATCACTTTTACGTAACCATACTAACTTAAAAGGGTTTGTTGCAAAATGATCCTTACTTAATAGtatgtgaaagtaagtaaatgtccatatttttaattttgtagtaaaatagtctaACCACCTTTTTAATATTACGTATTACCAAATATGGTATTGTTGCAAATTTTTActactgcgcaagtatacgcaatcgaataaacaagtaatagtagtggaaatatattatcgttccgtcagggaattgatctaataattaccaatagcaaacttttatttctatttgactaatgaaattttaatgacaattaacaatgaacaataaactaagaaagcacaatttaattaacgaaatttaatataagcgaaagattagagtattctaatttcatcaaccttcaattctattcaatcaataatacaactaatatgtttctttgatctatggttatagcaagtttactaatgacaattctattctctctcaagatataaaatattcagtttacctgcgaattttctacatgtctgtgataaattctacacataaaccgcattaagaacaaaaacctaattgctacacaaaccaatttgatactttcgttctaaattgaaatctatgtctattgtctaaagctattccaattctcacttttcagatattgaattaaaaccaataatcatgcaacagatggccaatcacttacaagcattaaacataagaacaatagataaccataaattcaaagattcatagaaattgcattaaagacgaatagaatatccagtgactacattaaaatactctaaatacgaatttagttcataatattaaacttcatcacacaatctaaaattcaaaagcataaaataaacacaaacaaaataaACGCGGATTCTTCTCTGCTTCTTTCCCTTTGCCGTCAGAATGCTTCTTCTTTCTGTCCTTCTCGATCttccttttattcttttttaCAAAAAAACCCAAAAGCCTACGAATTTCcatgaaaatttccaaaaatgccctcttgccgatatatcgcctatgatgctgcgatatatcgcatgGCGAATGTTCTCGATAAAAACGCAAGTTTCTGATGTCGTTTCTGCAAAGCCAAAATTTGAAATTCCTccttatgccgatatatcgcccaagacaggcgatatatcgcctgtaccatatttccacatattggccaattttcggctactaaaaccaacatttatccaaattctcgaacaaatcagaattataacgacaaactgcacaagttcaccaaacagattaaatagaaactttctcttgagaaaaacaaccaaatcaatctgaaaaTGTTATCAATAAGCatatattttgtacgcttatcaactatttaacaaattactatttggttctaatttttttaatattatggtatatgtatattagctttatttaattagtttttattttaaagttattttgaatttttttcgttttttatgagttgttaaatgatatactataccacaaaatatatatactgagttgaaaaatattATATCAACAagacttacaaaattattactgaaaatgtatatactatgttaacaaaattatatactaccattaaaatatatataccatTATACAAAAACTAAATATCATAACAAAAAATTGATATATCATACcataaaaaacatatacactagttgaaaaataatataccaacaactcataaaaacttaaaaaatcaatataactttaaaataaaaactaactaTGTTAGAGAAATGGAATTAGAAGGTTAATTGCAACATATGAGCTGGCAGAATCAGTGTACGGAAGAATGAGAGAATCCCAAGAAAGATAGTATTGAATCATACCGTTGTAACCAAATTCTGTTATGCATTGCTTTCTGTACATTTACTTTATACGTGTCAGTATTTTTTTGGCTATTGTAATTCCTCCTTTTGCTATTTAATGAAATGAACAGCTCCTCAGCATTGTGAGCTGAGTTTTCCATTTTGTCTAATTTCCTAAATCGtctcttggtatcagagccaggttcctACCGCCGCCGATGTCGACTGAACAAAGTCGAGCTGTTCAAACATCACCAGAAAAACCTGGTGCAGGAAACTCACAGGGAAGCTCCATGGTACAGCCGAGTTCATCAATGGTTGCTGCCCCAATCATGTTGGTGACTCCTTTCAGCAATACTTTGAGTCAGCCATTCTCAACCAAGCTCGACAGAAACAATTTTCCTTTGTGGAAAACCATGGTTATCACAATAATCAGGGGTCACAGATTGGAAGGTTACCTCAATGGTCAAAGACCATGTCCACCTGAATTTATTTCAGTAGAAAAGACAGATAAAAACGAAGATGTTGTTACTAAGCTACAAATGAATCCAGAATACGAAGCTTGGATTGTTCATGACCAGCTATTAATGGGCTGGCTATATGGTTCAATGTCAGAAAGCATTGCCTCAGAGGTAATGGGATGCAGATCTGCATCCGCTCTTTGGACAGCCTTGGAGGAGCTGTATGGAGCACACTCGAAGGCCAACATGGATGATCTCCGCACTAAACTTCAGATGGTTCGCAAAGGAGCTCAATCCATGACAGAGTATCTCAAGATGAAAAGAATGTGGGCAGAATCTTTGGCTTTGGCTGGAGATCCCTATCCAGAGAGACACCTTATAGCCAATGTTTTGTCTGGTTTAGACATGGAATACCTCTCAATCGTTCTTCTGCTTAAGCAGAGAATAAATCTTTCATGGCAAGAACTACAAGGGTCTCTTCTCAGCTTTGACAACAAGCTTGAGAGACTTGGAGCCGTCTCTCCCGCTAGCAAGACTCTGAGTAACCCTTCTGCTAATATGGCTCAGAAGCTCTTTAACCTAACCTCGAGAGGAGGGTATTCAGGTCGAGGCAGTGGGTTTAGCAACAACTCTGGTTGAAGCTACAACAACAATGCAGGAGGTTATCAAGGAAATCAATCCAGGGGTGGAAACAACAATataggaagaggaagatatggtAGAGACAACTCGAGACCCACTTGTCAAGTCTGTGGGAAATACGGGCATTCTGTTGCTGTCTGTTATAACAGATACAATGAGGGTTACATGGGACAGCCACCTCCAAATGAGCATCAACAACATACTGAGAAGCAAAGACAGATGACAACAATGGTTGTAACTCCACAGACCTTAAACGATGACAGCTGGTATGCCGATAGTGGAGCAACCAATCATCTTACTCCTGAAGCAGACAAAGTAAACAACAAGGTGGAATATAATGGTAAGGAACAAATGGTCGTTGGTGATGGAAGAAAACTTCCTATTAAACATGTTGGTACTGGTGTTGTGCAAACTTTAGGTTCTGATCCTTTACTGCTAAGTGACCTATTACATGTACCTTCCATTGCAAAGAATTTTATTAATGTCTCAAAGCTAACAAGTGACAATAATGTCTCTATTGAATTCTTTCCTGTCTTTTGTTGTGTGAAGGAACTAATAACAGGGAAAAAAGTGCTGCACGGAACACTTAAAGAAGGTCTCTACCAACTTGGTCCCATTCTAGCTCATAATCATAGTCCAACAGCCACAACAACTTTCTTTTCTGGTGTCTCAACTCAGTCCTCTACAAAATCTAGTGTATCATCTTTGAATTCCCTAAAGGATACATGTCATAGACGTCTTGGTCATCCCTCCAGTCATGTGTTTGAATCAAGTCTTGAAACTATCTCATGTAAAAATTAATATCAATGAAAATCAAAGTTTCTGTGATGCTTGCCAATTTGGCAAAGCTCACTCACTTCCATTTCAAAAATCAGATAGTCATGCCTCTCATGTTTTAGATTTAATACATACTGATTTGTGGGGACCTTCCCCAATTGCGTCTCATACTAATTTCAGATATTACATTCACTTCTTAGATGATCACACTAGATTCACTTGGTTGTTCTCTTTAAAACAGAAATCGGATGCTTTGGCTGCTTTTATACAATTCAAAAGACTTGTTGAAAATCAATTTGATAGAAAAATCAAACAACTTAGAACAGATTGGGGTGGAGAGTTCCAAGCTTTCAGCCAATTAGTTAATGAAAATGGCATATTCTTTCATCACTCTTGCCCTCATACTTCGGAACAGAATGGTAGGGTCGAACGCAAACATCGACACATTGTCGAGACAGGCCTCACACTCCTTGCACAAGCTCACATGCCCCTCAAGTATTGGTCAGATGCATTTCAGACCGCAGTGTATCTGATCAATCGACTTCCCACCACTGTCCTTAAAGGAAAGTCTCCATTTGAAGTTTTATACTCCAAAACTCCAGATTATAAATTCCTTAAAGTCTTTGGTGCCTCCTGCTTTCCATGTATTCGGCCATACCAGAGCCACAAGCTTGAATTTCATTCTCTTAAATGAATTAATCTAGGTTACAGTGAAGTCCACAAGGGGTATAAATGCCTCAGCCCACATGGTCGCATCTATATCACTCGCAATGTGATTTTTAATGAATCTGAATTTCCTTGTGCCTCTGGTTTCTTTAACACTCGCAACCAGAACAGTTTGTCACCTTGCAGACCCCTCACTCTTGGTTCATACTTCCAACAGTTGCTACCTCTCTAGCTCATGATCCTGCACCTACTTCAGCAAGTATTCCTGTAGCATCCACTTCCCCTGTTACTCCAGCTCCAGCTTCTCAATCATCTGTAAGTGATCCTCACCCTGATGTAGGCTCACCTGTTCCTTTTGCCACTGCTAATATTGATGATCTTATTGATACATCTGCTTCCCCTACTGTtagtactactgctactcctcTTCCTCCAGGTCCTGCTCAACCATCTCATCCAATGATTACTCGGGGCAAAGCTGGAATTTTTAAACCTTGCACCTTTCTTGGACAAGCTGCCTTTTCTCCACTCGATCATATTCATGCTTCAGTGGCCATTTCCCTTCAGCATGAGGGGTGGACATTAGCTATGAAGGAAGAAATCAATGCTCTTACTCGAAATCGAACCTAGACACTTGTGCCTATTTCCTATGACTCTAATGTTGTAGGGTGCAAATGGGTCTTTAAAATCAAGTATAATGCAGATGGTAGTTTTCAACGATACAAGGCCCGCTTGGTTGCCAAAGGCTTTCACCAAAGACCCGTCTTAGACTTTGGTGAGATCTTTAGTCTGGTTGTGAAGACAGCTACAATTCAAGCTGTTTTAACATTGGCTGTAACATATGACTGGGAAGTTCGTCAAATCGATATCAACAATGCAGTCCTTAATGGAGTCATTGATGAAGATGTTTTCATGATACAACCACCTGGCTTTGAAGACCCTCACATACCTCATCATATATGCAAGCTACATAAGTCtctttatggacttaaacaagctcccAGGGCCTAGTATAACCAACTTCGTGCAACCTTAATTCTTTGGGGCTTTAAAAATTCAAAGGCAGATTCATCATCTTTTATGCTCAAGCATACCAAGTTTGTTTTGATGGTTCTAGTCTATGTAGACGATACTATTGTAACAGGAAATAACTCCATGGAGCTCAACTTGTTCATTACAAAACTGAACACTTCCTTCTCACTTAAAGATCTGGGACAACTCCACTACTTCCTAGGAATCGAGGTGTTCAGATACAATACAGGGATTTACTTATCACAAGGCAAATACATTGCTGAACTGTTACAAAAGGTGCAAATGGAAAATACAAAACCCAGTGTCACCCCAATGACTGTTGGGAAACCTTTGTCCATAATAGATGGACAACCATTGAATCAACCTAGTATGTACaggagcattattggagctcttCAATATCTTAGTCACACAAGACTTGACATATCGTTTACTGTCAACAAATTGAGTCAATTTCTCAAACAACCTACTGATGTTCACTGGGGAGCTGCAAAGAGAATACTCAGGTCTTTAAAGGGTACAATGTACCACGGGTTACACATAGCTCCAAGCACCAATTCGACTCTAATAGGATTGTCTAATGCGGATTGGGCTTGTTGCCCAGATGATAGGAAATCAATAGCAGGgtactgtgttttcttgggtgACTCTTTGATCTCCTGGGCATCAAAGAAGCAAAGTGTAGTGGCACGCTCTAGTACAGAGTCTGAATACAGAGCCTTGGCTCACTTGGCAGCTGAACTGACATGGCTACAAGAGCTGCTAAACGAATTAAGAGTCAAATGCTCATCTGTTCCTGTCATATGGTGCGATAACTTAAGTGCCAGTGCTTTGGCATCCAATCCCGTGTATCACGCAAGAACAAAACACAGCGAACTCGATGTTCATTTCGTAAGAGATAAAGTCCTGGAAAAGAAACTTGAAATCAGGTATGTGCCATCTCACGTCCAAGTCGTAGATTGCTTAACCTAGGGGCTCACTCCAACACGCTTCCATTTCCTCATTGACAAACTCACTGTGACGCAGTCACCACATCGTTTGAGGGGTGGTGTTAGAGAAATGGAATTAGAAGGTTAATTGCAGCATATGAGCTGTCAGAATCAGTGTACGGAAGAATGAGAGAATCCCAAGAAAGATAGTATTGAATCATACCGTTGTAACCAAATTCTGTTATGCATTGCTTTCTGTACATTTACTTTATACGTGTCAGTATTGTTTTGGCTATTGTAATTCCTCCTTTTGCTATTTAATGAAATGAACAGCTCCTTAGGAGCTGAGTTTTCCATTTTGTCTAATTTCTTAAATCGTCTCTaactaaacaaaactaatatacacaTACTACTATATTAAAATCATACattcctaaataaataaaaatttataaaaaataataatttaggtaatcaacgatgtaaaatggtcatttctcaACAATTTTTAAAATGAGTAGATTAGCTTCTTATGCTATTATTTTAAGTCATTTACTATAAATTCTCAGTAATTTATGCCAGATTTGGATTCGTTGTAAAGTGGGCCTGATGAGGCCCATTGAGAGTTGTATTGTAACACATGCATTATATCTGCCTTTGCCGCGTGTAAGTGTGGGAAGTGACTTGTAATGACTACTCACTTATCATCGTCATGGGACCAAATTGCTTGTTACTGGGCTGAAATTGGGCCGACAATGGGCACGTTGTGGCCCACTAACACCACTTTTTTCTCTACGTCGCCCAAGAAATGAACATTTGTGGCTCCTTAAATTTAGCttacaaaaaattaataaaataaaatacaataaaaaaagaGTAAGCTTTCTGCAGAATGGTGCCACCTTCAAATCAATTTCAATTCATTCATCTTTGACTATATTGTTTCCTCATACATGTGCTAACTGCAAAGGTCCCCACTCTTCACTC
It encodes the following:
- the LOC133813921 gene encoding uncharacterized mitochondrial protein AtMg00810-like: MVLVYVDDTIVTGNNSMELNLFITKLNTSFSLKDLGQLHYFLGIEVFRYNTGIYLSQGKYIAELLQKVQMENTKPSVTPMTVGKPLSIIDGQPLNQPSMYRSIIGALQYLSHTRLDISFTVNKLSQFLKQPTDVHWGAAKRILRSLKGTMYHGLHIAPSTNSTLIGLSNADWACCPDDRKSIAGYCVFLGDSLISWASKKQSVVARSSTESEYRALAHLAAELTWLQELLNELRVKCSSVPVIWCDNLSASALASNPVYHARTKHSELDVHFVRDKVLEKKLEISIVLAIVIPPFAI